The sequence below is a genomic window from Dyadobacter chenwenxiniae.
TGTTTGAAGCTGCCGCGCTTTGTATCAATACACTCCGAACTTTTCAGCTGATTGTCTTAGCTATTATCGGCCCCCTAGCATTTGGGTTCGCAGTCTTTGATGGTTTCCAGCATACACTCACTGGATGGATCGCGCGGTATGTGAACATTTTCCTGTGGCTTCCAGTCGCAAATATTTTCGGGGCGATCATCGGCAAGATCCAGGAAATGATGCTGACGCTGGACATTAGCCAGGTTGAGGGGTCAGGTGATACATTTTTTAGCTCAACTGACATGGCCTATCTCATCTTTCTAATTATTGGTATAATAGGCTATTTCTCAGTGCCTTCGGTTGCCAACTACATTGTTCATGCAGGCGGCGGAAATCCATTCCTATATAAAGTCACTACGCTTTTCTCGCAGACCGCGACTGGAATTGGTAACAGGGCATTTCCAGCAGGTGGCGGCTTTGGCTCGCTTCCCAGAAGCACAGCCATGCCAAAATCTCAAAACTCATAATCATTTACAGTCATGTTCACCAAAGCAAAAAATATTGACACTGCGTTCCGGCATGTTCGCGCATTTACTGTGATTATCATTATATGCTCAATTGGCTTCTGCTGCTTTGCAGTTTACAAAAGCTATCAGCTGGTAGATAAAACACAGGATAAGGTCTACATCTTGGCAAGCGGAAAAGTACTTGATGCCTACGCATTCGAGCGAAACGAAAATATCCCAGTCGAAGCCCGTGACCATGTCGCGACTTTTCACCGATACTTTTTCAGCCTCGACCCGGACGACAAGGTAATCCAGTCGAACCTCGTAAAGGCGCTTTATCTGGCAGACGCATCGGCCAAAGCGCAGTACGAGAATCTGAAAGAATCCGGATTTTACACCAGCATCATTTCCGGAAATATCAGTCAACAGATCAGCGTTGACACAGTTGAGATCAAAACAGATGACTATCCGTATTACTTCCACTGCGTTGCCAGCCAGCGCATTATCAGATCTACCAGTATTGTCACGCGCAAGCTCGTCACGGAGGGCTACCTGAGAAGCGTCTCACGCAGTGATAACAATCCGCACGGGTTTTTGATTGAGCGCTGGACTACCCTTGAAAACAAAGATGTAAATGTTCAAAATCGTTAAATTATGTTCTACAATTTCAATCGACACAAACAAAAGACTAGCCCGGCAGCAGTTACAGAGACAGAAGCTGCAGCCGTCAAAATTGCCGGAAAGATTAAAGCTAAACAGAGGAAACTAGCTGACTGGATGAATCAAGAAATGTCAGGACTGCCCGTCCGATGGCAAAAAGCAATCCTCTTTGCAATTCTAGGATTAGGTGTAGCTTACTGCATTTGGCTGACCATACCGTACTCTCACACGGACAAAGAAAGTCACACGTTTCAGAGCTTGGTCGGTAAAACAAGCTCGATCAAAGCTGCAACGCCAAGCCCAAAACAGCAGGCATTCGAGAACTATCTGGATAGTCTTGAAAAGGCCTTCATTGCTGATAGCATCTATCACTCACAACAAAACAACAATGATCATGCAGAATAAATCATACAGTCGAAAATTCTTACAACGGCGAAAATTTTACACCTTTCTGCCATTATTAGTCCTCCCCTTCCTGACAATGCTTTTCTGGGTATTGATTGGCAGAAAACAGGGAGACTTTGCCGCAGAAAAAGATCATAAGGGACTGATCCTAAGCCTTCCAGACGCAATCCTGAAAGACGACAAATCTTTAAACAAGCTCAGCTTTTATCAGAAAGCCTCAGCAGATTCGGCGCGGTTGCGCGAAATGATAAAAAAAGATCCTTACTATCAGGATACTTTGTTAGTAGCGGCAGGTGGCCCCTTGGGTGTACCATTGAAGAACCTTGATGGCCCCGGAAGAAAAAGGAAAGGGTTAGCACAACCCAACGAAACACAAAATCACGAGCAGGCGGAACAACAGGTACATCAAAAAATTAGTGAACTAAACAGAGTGTTGTCGCAGACGTCTCAGCCTGACTTTGAATCCTTTGAAATTGAAAAGCTATCGAATAAAAAAGCACCATCAAGTGCTGAGATCGAGCGGTTAGAACAGTTAATGGCAGGCCTTGATCAGGAAGCGTCGGAACCTGAAAGCGATCCGGAAATGCAGGAGCTCAGTGGCATGATTGACAAGATCATGCAAATTCAAAACCCTGACCTTGCGGCTAGCAATGTAGCCGAGCAATCGATTGCAAATAGAAAACAGGTTTTTCCAGTTACGGAAGTCCGTGACCAAGCCAACGTTACATTATTCGGAGTGGCCGATATGTATTCGGATTCAGCGACAACGAGCAATCCTGACCGATTGAGCACAAATACCGGCTTCTACTCGCTGGAAAACTCAGAACCCAGCGCCGCAAATCTCCCCGCTATTGAGGCTGTAATTGACCAGGATCAAACACTAGTCACCGGGGCCACAGTTAAATTTAGATTATCAACCGATGTCTTTATTGCGGGTAAACGGATTCCGGCTGGCAGCTTTCTATACGGGAAGGCCAGCTTGAACCAGGAGCGGTTGCGGGTCGCCATTGAATCTGTCCGCTCAGACAATGCACTATTTCCGGTTAGCCTGAATGTCTATGACATGGATGGCATTGAAGGCATTTACATTCCGGGAGCGATTTCAAGGGATGTTGGTAAGCAATCTTCTGACCGGGCAATTCAAGGCATCAACATTCCTATGGTTGATCCATCCATAGGAGCGCAAGCTGCAAGCGCAGGCATTGAAGCCGCAAAAACTTTCTTTGGCCGTAAGGCGAAACTAATTCAGGTATCCGTCAAAGCTGGTTATAGGGTGCTGCTTAAAGACGCAAACGCCAAGACGATTTAATTCCACTCTTTATCAATCATTCCACTAACATGAGAACATTCTTTTTGTGTCAGCTACTGCTGTGCCTTCTAATTATTACAAGTGGCTTTTGTCAGGTCATCGAAACTTCGGTCATTGAATCTTTCCCGCTGGAAGTCACTACTGACAAAACCACCCACTTAATTTTCCCTTTCAGCATCAAAACGGTGGACCGGGGTAGCAAGGATTTACTCGCTCAAAAAGCGGTTGGCGTTGAAAACATTCTTCAGGTAAAAGCTGCGCGGCCCGACTTAAATGCAACCAATTTGACCGTGATCACAGCCGATGGCAAGCTGTTCTCTTTCGATGTTGAATACGCCTTGAAGCCGCTTAACCTGAACATTCTGGTGAGCCCGCCTTTACAACAAGTTGCGAAGTTAAGGACTGACGCTTTTAATGAAGCCGAGGTTGCGAAAGTCGCAGAGACTGCCGCGACAGGTAGCGGCAGAAATATTTCAATCAAAGACAGATCCTCACAATCCGAGCTCTCTTTGTCTGGACTCTACATTGAGGAAGGGCTGCTTGCCTATAAAATTGATCTGATCAACAACTCATCCATCAGGTACGACATAGAAAATTTTCGGTTCTTCATTA
It includes:
- the traM gene encoding conjugative transposon protein TraM, with translation MQNKSYSRKFLQRRKFYTFLPLLVLPFLTMLFWVLIGRKQGDFAAEKDHKGLILSLPDAILKDDKSLNKLSFYQKASADSARLREMIKKDPYYQDTLLVAAGGPLGVPLKNLDGPGRKRKGLAQPNETQNHEQAEQQVHQKISELNRVLSQTSQPDFESFEIEKLSNKKAPSSAEIERLEQLMAGLDQEASEPESDPEMQELSGMIDKIMQIQNPDLAASNVAEQSIANRKQVFPVTEVRDQANVTLFGVADMYSDSATTSNPDRLSTNTGFYSLENSEPSAANLPAIEAVIDQDQTLVTGATVKFRLSTDVFIAGKRIPAGSFLYGKASLNQERLRVAIESVRSDNALFPVSLNVYDMDGIEGIYIPGAISRDVGKQSSDRAIQGINIPMVDPSIGAQAASAGIEAAKTFFGRKAKLIQVSVKAGYRVLLKDANAKTI
- the traN gene encoding conjugative transposon protein TraN yields the protein MRTFFLCQLLLCLLIITSGFCQVIETSVIESFPLEVTTDKTTHLIFPFSIKTVDRGSKDLLAQKAVGVENILQVKAARPDLNATNLTVITADGKLFSFDVEYALKPLNLNILVSPPLQQVAKLRTDAFNEAEVAKVAETAATGSGRNISIKDRSSQSELSLSGLYIEEGLLAYKIDLINNSSIRYDIENFRFFIRDRKQPKRTAVQELEVKPFHIRGDTSAVDPRSSHSFIYVLPKMTIPDKKYLSIQVQEKNGGRHLNLKVRNKHILKAAPIKQ
- the traK gene encoding conjugative transposon protein TraK — translated: MFTKAKNIDTAFRHVRAFTVIIIICSIGFCCFAVYKSYQLVDKTQDKVYILASGKVLDAYAFERNENIPVEARDHVATFHRYFFSLDPDDKVIQSNLVKALYLADASAKAQYENLKESGFYTSIISGNISQQISVDTVEIKTDDYPYYFHCVASQRIIRSTSIVTRKLVTEGYLRSVSRSDNNPHGFLIERWTTLENKDVNVQNR